In Eulemur rufifrons isolate Redbay chromosome 29, OSU_ERuf_1, whole genome shotgun sequence, one DNA window encodes the following:
- the LLCFC1 gene encoding sperm-egg fusion protein LLCFC1, whose protein sequence is MPALGSQLCRAVLLATILLLLLRTKGVKLQKRGSPGPEEMSQKEETPSPDQNQEQFEEHFVASSVGEMWQVMDMAQQEEDRPSKTAAVLDHIFHLAFCFNLASMVIFL, encoded by the exons AtgcctgccttgggctcccagctCTGCAGGGCAGTGCTCCTGGCCAccatcctgctgctgctgctgcggacAAAGGGGGTGAAGCTTCAGAAGCGGGGGAGCCCAGGACCGGAGGAGATGAGCCAGAAAGAAGAAACACCTTCTCCAG ACCAGAATCAAGAGCAGTTTGAAGAGCACTTTGTGGCCTCCTCGGTGGGCGAGATGTGGCAGGTGATGGACATGGCCCAGCAAGAGGAGGACAGGCCATCCAAGACGGCAGCTGTCCTCGACCACATCTTTCACCTAGCCTTCTGCTTTAATCTGGCCAGCATGGTGATTTTTTTATGA